The segment CGCGAAGACCGCGCCGCACCTACCCGCGGACCTCCCGGACCTCCCGCACCATCCGCAGCACCTCGTCCGCGCAACCCCACGCCACGGTCACGCCCGCACCGCCGTGCCCGTAGTTGTGCACGCACGGCATGCCGCCGGACAGCCGCTCCGCCGTCAGCCGCACCGCCGGGCGGGCCGGGCGCAACCCCACCTTGTGGGCCAGGACCCGGGCCCGCGCCAGCTCCGGGAAGCGCCGTGCGGCGCGCGCCACGATGGCCGCCGCCACCGCCGGATCGGGCTCCCGGGACCAGGCGTTCTCCCGCGCCGTACCTCCCAGCACCAGGCCGTACGGCTGGGGCAGCAGATACGTGGTGTCCGACGCCCCCGCGTCGGCGGAGACGGACCACTCCTCGATGCCGGGGTTCTCCACGACCACCAACTGCCCCTGGACCGGATGGACGTCCGGGTCGGGTACGAGAGCGCGGGCGCCGAGCCCCGAGCAGTTCACGACCACGTCCGCCGCCGCTCCGGCCTCCTCCAGCGAGGTGACCTCACGCCGCTCCACGGTCCCGCCCGCCGCCGTCAACCGCTGTTCCAGGTAACGGAGATGAGTGGGCATGTCCACCAGGGGAGTACGGGCCCGCCACCCCGACGCGCAGCCCTCGGGGAGCTCCGCCGCCCGTGCCCGCCGCAGCCCGGGCACCGCGTCGTACCAGGCGGCCAGGCCGTCATCGGCGCCGCCCGTCGTGGCCGTCATCGTGCCCGTCACCATCCGGGCGCCCGTCTCCGCCGGCCGTTCGGCGAGCGCCGTGAGCACCTGGAAGGAGCGTACGGACCACGCCACCGCCCGCTCGTACGGCTGGATGCGGTACGGCCAGCACAGCCCGCCCGCCACCGCCGAGGTCGTCCCGCCCGCCGCGTCCCGGCTCAGTACCCGTACCCGGTGCCCGTCCTCGGCCAGGGCGACCGCCGACGTCAGCCCGATCACCCCGCCGCCGACCACCCGGATGTCCAGGCCCTCCGCATTGCTCGTCATGCCGGGACGCTAACCGCTGGCGCGGGCGGCGAAAAGGGGAGGTGGAAGTCCTGCCCGCCATTTGTTCGTGATCTTGTGGTAACCCCGCGGCAGCGGAGTGGACCCCTCCCGGACCGTAGGCTGGTAGCAGCACCGTCGGCCGATGACGCCCCTCGGAACCGCTTGCCGCCGTCCGTACGCCGTCGTCTGAGGAGGCCCATGCTCCGCGCGCCGCGCGCCGTGCCCGCCTGGCTCGCCCACCCCTTCCGCTGGCAGCGGCTGCCCGTACCCTGGGCGGCCGTTGCCCGCGGTGCGCTGTGTGCGGGGCCGCTGCTCGGCGCGGGCGTCGCGACCGGCCATCCCGCGCCCGGCGTCCTGGCCGGACTCGGCTCGATGCTGGCCGGGGTCAATGACCGCCCCGGCACCCGGCGCACCGGCATCGTCCACATCGGCCTGCCCGCCCTCGCCTCGGCGCTCGGCATGCTGATCGGCGCCTCGCTCCAGGCGGCCGACGCGGGCTGGTGGCTCCTGCCGGCGCTGTTCGCCGTCGGCTTCGTCTCCGGCGCGGGCAGCGTGGCCGGGCCGGTGCGCTCCAACGCCGGGATGCAGATGCTGGCCACCACCGTCCTGGGCGCCGGGATGCCGCTGCCCGGCGCGCCCTGGGCGAAGGCCCTCTATGTCCTCGCCGGCTGCCTGTGGCTGCTTCTGCTGCGGCTCGTACTGCGCCCGCCCCGTCCCACGGGCGGCGCGCTCAGCGGCGAACGGGCCGCGGTCGCCACGGTCTTCGACGCGCTCGCCGACGCCCTGAGCGCGGTCGGCGGGCCCGGTGCCGAGCCCGCCCGGCGCCGGCTCACCGCCGCCCTGGACCGCGCCGACGAGGCCGTACGGCTGCGCCTCCTCACCAGCCGCCTGCTGCGCCGGTCCGCCCGTACGGAAGAGCTTCTGCTCACCGAGCGGTTCGCCGCGGCCACCGCGCTCTGCGAGGCCAGCGTGGCGCTGCTGTGGG is part of the Streptomyces platensis genome and harbors:
- a CDS encoding FAD-dependent oxidoreductase, with product MTSNAEGLDIRVVGGGVIGLTSAVALAEDGHRVRVLSRDAAGGTTSAVAGGLCWPYRIQPYERAVAWSVRSFQVLTALAERPAETGARMVTGTMTATTGGADDGLAAWYDAVPGLRRARAAELPEGCASGWRARTPLVDMPTHLRYLEQRLTAAGGTVERREVTSLEEAGAAADVVVNCSGLGARALVPDPDVHPVQGQLVVVENPGIEEWSVSADAGASDTTYLLPQPYGLVLGGTARENAWSREPDPAVAAAIVARAARRFPELARARVLAHKVGLRPARPAVRLTAERLSGGMPCVHNYGHGGAGVTVAWGCADEVLRMVREVREVRG